Proteins from a single region of Meles meles chromosome 10, mMelMel3.1 paternal haplotype, whole genome shotgun sequence:
- the LOC123951872 gene encoding olfactory receptor 2A1/2A42-like, with translation MEKNQTMVTEFVLLGFHLGPKIHIFLFGLFSLFYAFTLLGNGLILGLISLDSRLHTPMYFFLSHLAIVDIAYACNTVPQMLVNLLKPDKPISFAGCLTQTFLFLTFALTECLLLVVMSYDRYVAICHPLRYSAIMSWRGCFTLVMTSWACGSLLALVHVVLILRLPFCGPHEINHFFCEILSVLKLACADTRLNQVVIFVACMFILVGPLCLVLVSYSRILLAIVRIQSGEGRRKAFSTCSSHLCVVGLFFGSAIVMYMAPRSRHPEEQQKILFLFYSLFNPTLNPLIYSLRNAEVKNALRRAMCEEGHSQLE, from the coding sequence atggagaaaaatcaaacaATGGTTACAGAATTCGTCCTACTGGGATTTCATCTTGGTCCGAAGATTCACATATTCCTTTTTGGGCTCTTCTCCCTGTTTTATGCCTTCACCCTGCTGGGGAATGGGCTCATCCTGGGGCTCATCTCGCTGGACTCCAGActgcacacccccatgtacttcttcctctcccacctggCCATCGTCGACATAGCCTATGCCTGCAACACCGTGCCCCAGATGCTGGTGAACCTCCTGAAGCCAGACAAGCCCATCTCCTTTGCTGGCTGCTTGACACAGACCTTTCTCTTTTTGACTTTTGCTCTGACAGAATGTCTTCTCCTGGTGGTGATGTCTTATGATCGgtatgtggccatctgccaccCCCTCCGGTATTCTGCCATCATGAGCTGGAGGGGCTGCTTCACCCTAGTGATGACTTCCTGGGCATGTGGCTCCCTGCTGGCCCTGGTCCATGTGGTTCTCATCCTGAGGCTGCCCTTCTGTGGGCCTCATGAAATCAACCACTTCTTCTGTGAAATCCTGTCGGTCCTCAAGTTGGCCTGTGCTGACACAAGGCTCAACCAAGTGGTCATATTTGTTGCCTGTATGTTTATCTTAGTCGGGCCCCTCTGCTTGGTGCTGGTGTCCTACTCACGCATCCTGTTGGCCATCGTGAGGATCCAGTCCGGGGAGGGCCGCAGGAAggccttctccacctgctcctctcacctGTGCGTGGTGGGGCTCTTCTTTGGCAGCGCCATTGTCATGTACATGGCCCCCAGATCCCGCCACCCTGAGGAGCAGCAGAAGATCCTTTTCCTGTTTTACAGCCTTTTCAACCCTACGCTGAACCCACTGATCTACAGCTTGAGAAATGCTGAGGTCAAAAATGCTCTGAGAAGAGCAATGTGCGAGGAAGGTCATTCCCAATTAGAGTGA
- the LOC123951880 gene encoding olfactory receptor 2A7: protein MVDNITSITEFILLGFPLGLRIQILLFGLFSLFYVFTLLGNGLILGLISLDSRLHTPMYFFLSHLAIVDIAYACNTVPQMLVNLLKPDKPISFAGCLTQTFLFLTFALTECLLLVVMSYDRYVAICHPLRYSAIMNWRICITLVLTSWTIGVLLSLIHLMLLLPLPFCRFQKINHFFCEIMAVLKLACADTHINEIMVLAGAISVLVGPFTSIVISYMCILCAILRIQSGEGQRKAFSTCSSHLCVVGLFYGTAIIMYVGPRYGNPNEQKKYLLLFHSLFNPTLNPLIYSLRNLEVKNALKRVLGIERDL, encoded by the coding sequence ATGGTAGACAATATAACATCTATCACAGAGTTCATCCTACTGGGATTTCCCCTTGGCCTGAGGATTCAGATTCTTCTCTTTGGACTCTTCTCCCTGTTCTATGTCTTCACCCTGCTGGGGAATGGGCTCATCCTGGGGCTCATCTCGCTGGACTCCAGActgcacacccccatgtacttcttcctctcccacctggCCATCGTCGACATAGCCTATGCCTGCAACACCGTGCCCCAGATGCTGGTGAACCTCTTGAAGCCAGACAAGCCCATCTCCTTTGCTGGCTGCTTGACACAGACCTTTCTCTTTTTGACTTTTGCTCTGACAGAATGTCTTCTCCTGGTGGTGATGTCTTATGATCGgtatgtggccatctgccaccCCCTCCGATATTCTGCCATTATGAACTGGAGAATCTGCATCACTCTGGTGTTGACTTCTTGGACCATTGGAGTCCTCCTGTCTTTGATTCATCTCATGTTACTTCTACCTTTACCCTTCTGTAGATTCCAGAAAATCAATCACTTTTTCTGTGAAATCATGGCTGTTCTCAAACTTGCCTGTGCAGATACACACATCAATGAGATTATGGTATTGGCTGGAGCAATTTCTGTGCTAGTGGGACCCTTCACCTCAATTGTAATCTCATATATGTGCATCCTCTGTGCCATCCTTAGAATCCAGTCTGGGGAAGGTCAAAGAAAAGCCTTCTCCACTTGCTCATCCCATCTCTGTGTGGTTGGACTCTTTTATGGTACAGCCATTATAATGTATGTTGGGCCCAGGTATGGGAACCCCAATGAGCAAAAGAAATATCTCCTCCTGTTTCACAGCCTTTTCAATCCCACGCTCAACCCTCTTATCTATAGTCTCAGGAACTTAGAAGTGAAGAATGCCTTGAAGAGAGTGCTGGGAATTGAGAGAGACTTATGA